One stretch of Trichomycterus rosablanca isolate fTriRos1 chromosome 3, fTriRos1.hap1, whole genome shotgun sequence DNA includes these proteins:
- the kiaa1143 gene encoding uncharacterized protein KIAA1143 homolog, which translates to MNKKGNVSWVKPSEPSFLRKFKKDVGFKEGPTVDTKRQELPTCDDDSGDSDREDEMPQVVVLKKGDLTAEEITEMKKDKKKDEPTPADGKIVFKKPEKRSSDKFEGITASSSKKKKSENDEKKEKSSGVKVKNKSLLSFGGSDEDDE; encoded by the exons atgaataaaaaaggaaaCGTGTCGTGGGTGAAACCGAGTGAACCATCATTCCTGCGCAAATTCAAAAAAGACGTTGGTTTTAAAGAAGGACCAACAGTTGACACAAAG AGACAGGAACTACCAACGTGTGATGATGACAGTGGTGATAGTGACCGGGAAGATGAGATGCCTCAGGTGGTAGTGTTGAAGAAAGGGGATCTGACCGCAGAAGAGATTACGGAGatgaaaaaagacaaaaagaaag ATGAACCAACTCCTGCTGATGGGAAAATCGTTTTTAAGAAACCTGAAAAACGTTCCTCAGACAAGTTTGAAGGCATAACGGCGAGCTCaagcaagaagaagaagagcgaAAATGATGAGAAGAAAGAGAAGTCGTCAGGGGTGAAGGTGAAGAACAAAAGTCTGTTGTCCTTTGGTGGTAGTGATGAAGACGATGAATGA
- the tmem42a gene encoding transmembrane protein 42a — translation MLSGLVYALLAGLLGAVASSSAKLSLGASYLQELCVTAVRKLTDQEGSLTPLVDTTACEWLHIPLRLICGLLLFLSNAVMWTFFAKALRHSSSSARATVTTTASNFISSAFLGHVIFGESHALLWWVGITLTLLGLFILHGSFTQEQKVDVKKDD, via the exons ATGTTGAGTGGACTAGTGTACGCGTTGTTGGCAGGATTACTTGGTGCTGTGGCGTCCTCATCTGCAAAGTTATCTCTTGGTGCCAGTTACCTCCAGGAGCTGTGTGTTACTGCTGTGAGAAAATTGACTGACCAGGAGGGAAGTTTAACCCCCCTTGTGGACACTACAGCTTGCGAATgg TTACACATTCCTCTGAGGCTGATATGTGGCCTCCTGTTGTTCCTCTCTAATGCTGTGATGTGGACGTTCTTTGCCAAAGCTCTGCGGCACTCCTCGTCTTCTGCCCGGGCTACTGTCACAACTACTGCTTCCAATTTCATCTCCTCT GCATTCCTTGGACATGTGATCTTTGGGGAAAGCCATGCCCTGTTGTGGTGGGTTGGCATCACCTTAACCCTACTGGGGCTCTTCATTTTGCATGGATCTTTTACTCAGGAACAAAAAGTGGATGTGAAAAAGGATGACTAA